One region of Triticum aestivum cultivar Chinese Spring chromosome 6B, IWGSC CS RefSeq v2.1, whole genome shotgun sequence genomic DNA includes:
- the LOC123136947 gene encoding sterol 3-beta-glucosyltransferase UGT80B1 isoform X1 — protein MDDCGGDGRRPRAVFMAFGTHGDVFPIAALAAAFAKDQQQYTVVFITHSAHQSLSTHLAASNVRYMPVASPPALAAEQLDSISYDSVQSNAGPESFSRRKEIIQTEHRKACLASVEEVFGNDPSIHSDFTVINFFALEGWHLAELFQVKCIIAAPYFLPYSAPSSFERQFKQSFPLLYKYFQEAPPNTVCWTDITHWMWALFMESWGLWRNDCLNLSPIPYTDPVTNLPLWHVRAESPLLLYGFSKEIVERPGYWPSSAHICGFWFLPMARQFSCDKCRELFSGDFNSPFEGILCANHAGLEDFLMGSSYSSLPIFIGLSSIGSMGFLRNPKAFLMVIKAVIESTDYRFILFSSGYQPLDSAIRSVASLAVESSVEAPALSNDSTLLFNNRLFCLSGSIPYSWLFPKCAAAIHHAGSGSTAAALFAGTPQVACPFLLDQFYWAERLHWLGVAPEPLKRQHLIPDIDDAASVNKAAGVLLGAIRSALSPEIKAQATVIAQRLASEDGIGEALRILKEKVLP, from the exons GCCCTTGCTGCAGCGTTTGCTAAGGACCAACAACAGTATACTGTGGTGTTCATCACTCATTCAGCACACCAG AGTTTATCCACACATCTAGCAGCCAGTAACGTTAGGTACATGCCTGTGGCAAGCCCACCTGCCCTTGCTGCCGAACAACTTGATAGTATTTCAT ATGATTCTGTTCAATCGAACGCTGGTCCTGAGTCATTTTCACGGCGGAAAGAGATCATTCAGACGGAGCACAGGAAAGCCTGTTTAGCTTCTGTGGAAGAAGTGTTTGGAAATGATCCGAGCATTCATAGCGACTTCACTGTGATCAATTTCTTTGCCCTG GAAGGTTGGCATCTTGCAGAATTGTTTCAAGTTAAGTGCATCATTGCTGCTCCTTATTTTCTTCCATATAG TGCTCCTTCATCATTTGAACGCCAATTTAAGCAAAGTTTTCCTCTTCTATACAAGTACTTTCAAGAAGCTCCCCCCAACACA GTCTGCTGGACTGACATTACCCATTGGATGTGGGCGCTTTTCATGGAAAGTTGGGGATTGTGGAGAAATGATTGCCTAAATCTTAGTCCTATTCCTTATACA GATCCAGTAACAAATCTTCCTTTGTGGCATGTACGTGCAGAGTCGCCATTGTTGTT GTATGGTTTCAGCAAGGAAATTGTCGAGCGCCCAG GATATTGGCCCTCAAGTGCTCATATTTGTGGCTTTTGGTTTCTTCCTATGGCTCGGCAGTTTTCTTGTGATAAATGCAGGGAGTTATTCTCTGGAGATTTCAATTCTCCATTTGAGGGTATTCTATGTGCAAATCATGCTGGCCTGGAAGACTTCCTCATGGGAAGTTCTTATTCGTCTTTACCTATATTTATAGGATTGAGTTCCATTGGCAG CATGGGGTTTCTTAGAAATCCTAAAGCATTTCTAATGGTGATTAAAGCTGTCATAGAGTCAACAGATTACAGATTTATCCTTTTCTCGTCTGGATACCAGCCATTGGATTCAGCAATCAGATCTGTTGCTTCTTTAGCTGTAGAATCAAGTGTAGAGGCACCTGCTCTTAGTAATGATAGCACTCTCCTTTTCAATAATCGACTCTTTTGCTTATCTGG ATCAATACCGTATAGCTGGCTTTTCCCTAAATGTGCAGCTGCTATTCATCATGCTGGCAG TGGATCTACAGCTGCCGCACTATTTGCTGGAACCCCTCAG GTTGCATGCCCTTTCCTGCTGGACCAGTTTTACTGGGCGGAGAGACTACACTGGTTAGGGGTGGCACCTGAGCCCCTTAAAAGACAACATCTAATCCCAGATATAGATGATGCCGCGAGCGTTAACAAAGCCGCAGGTGTGCTACTTGGAGCTATCAGATCAGCATTATCACCAGAAATTAAAGCTCAAGCAACTGTAATTGCTCAGAGACTTGCTTCCGAG GATGGGATTGGTGAAGCCCTCAGGATCTTGAAGGAGAAAGTTTTGCCTTAA
- the LOC123136947 gene encoding O-mycaminosyltylonolide 6-deoxyallosyltransferase isoform X3, with product MDDCGGDGRRPRAVFMAFGTHGDVFPIAALAAAFAKDQQQYTVVFITHSAHQSLSTHLAASNVRYMPVASPPALAAEQLDSISYDSVQSNAGPESFSRRKEIIQTEHRKACLASVEEVFGNDPSIHSDFTVINFFALEGWHLAELFQVKCIIAAPYFLPYSAPSSFERQFKQSFPLLYKYFQEAPPNTVCWTDITHWMWALFMESWGLWRNDCLNLSPIPYTDPVTNLPLWHVRAESPLLLYGFSKEIVERPGYWPSSAHICGFWFLPMARQFSCDKCRELFSGDFNSPFEGILCANHAGLEDFLMGSSYSSLPIFIGLSSIGRSIPYSWLFPKCAAAIHHAGSGSTAAALFAGTPQVACPFLLDQFYWAERLHWLGVAPEPLKRQHLIPDIDDAASVNKAAGVLLGAIRSALSPEIKAQATVIAQRLASEDGIGEALRILKEKVLP from the exons GCCCTTGCTGCAGCGTTTGCTAAGGACCAACAACAGTATACTGTGGTGTTCATCACTCATTCAGCACACCAG AGTTTATCCACACATCTAGCAGCCAGTAACGTTAGGTACATGCCTGTGGCAAGCCCACCTGCCCTTGCTGCCGAACAACTTGATAGTATTTCAT ATGATTCTGTTCAATCGAACGCTGGTCCTGAGTCATTTTCACGGCGGAAAGAGATCATTCAGACGGAGCACAGGAAAGCCTGTTTAGCTTCTGTGGAAGAAGTGTTTGGAAATGATCCGAGCATTCATAGCGACTTCACTGTGATCAATTTCTTTGCCCTG GAAGGTTGGCATCTTGCAGAATTGTTTCAAGTTAAGTGCATCATTGCTGCTCCTTATTTTCTTCCATATAG TGCTCCTTCATCATTTGAACGCCAATTTAAGCAAAGTTTTCCTCTTCTATACAAGTACTTTCAAGAAGCTCCCCCCAACACA GTCTGCTGGACTGACATTACCCATTGGATGTGGGCGCTTTTCATGGAAAGTTGGGGATTGTGGAGAAATGATTGCCTAAATCTTAGTCCTATTCCTTATACA GATCCAGTAACAAATCTTCCTTTGTGGCATGTACGTGCAGAGTCGCCATTGTTGTT GTATGGTTTCAGCAAGGAAATTGTCGAGCGCCCAG GATATTGGCCCTCAAGTGCTCATATTTGTGGCTTTTGGTTTCTTCCTATGGCTCGGCAGTTTTCTTGTGATAAATGCAGGGAGTTATTCTCTGGAGATTTCAATTCTCCATTTGAGGGTATTCTATGTGCAAATCATGCTGGCCTGGAAGACTTCCTCATGGGAAGTTCTTATTCGTCTTTACCTATATTTATAGGATTGAGTTCCATTGGCAG ATCAATACCGTATAGCTGGCTTTTCCCTAAATGTGCAGCTGCTATTCATCATGCTGGCAG TGGATCTACAGCTGCCGCACTATTTGCTGGAACCCCTCAG GTTGCATGCCCTTTCCTGCTGGACCAGTTTTACTGGGCGGAGAGACTACACTGGTTAGGGGTGGCACCTGAGCCCCTTAAAAGACAACATCTAATCCCAGATATAGATGATGCCGCGAGCGTTAACAAAGCCGCAGGTGTGCTACTTGGAGCTATCAGATCAGCATTATCACCAGAAATTAAAGCTCAAGCAACTGTAATTGCTCAGAGACTTGCTTCCGAG GATGGGATTGGTGAAGCCCTCAGGATCTTGAAGGAGAAAGTTTTGCCTTAA
- the LOC123136947 gene encoding sterol 3-beta-glucosyltransferase UGT80B1 isoform X2: MDDCGGDGRRPRAVFMAFGTHGDVFPIAALAAAFAKDQQQYTVVFITHSAHQSLSTHLAASNVRYMPVASPPALAAEQLDSISYDSVQSNAGPESFSRRKEIIQTEHRKACLASVEEVFGNDPSIHSDFTVINFFALVCWTDITHWMWALFMESWGLWRNDCLNLSPIPYTDPVTNLPLWHVRAESPLLLYGFSKEIVERPGYWPSSAHICGFWFLPMARQFSCDKCRELFSGDFNSPFEGILCANHAGLEDFLMGSSYSSLPIFIGLSSIGSMGFLRNPKAFLMVIKAVIESTDYRFILFSSGYQPLDSAIRSVASLAVESSVEAPALSNDSTLLFNNRLFCLSGSIPYSWLFPKCAAAIHHAGSGSTAAALFAGTPQVACPFLLDQFYWAERLHWLGVAPEPLKRQHLIPDIDDAASVNKAAGVLLGAIRSALSPEIKAQATVIAQRLASEDGIGEALRILKEKVLP, encoded by the exons GCCCTTGCTGCAGCGTTTGCTAAGGACCAACAACAGTATACTGTGGTGTTCATCACTCATTCAGCACACCAG AGTTTATCCACACATCTAGCAGCCAGTAACGTTAGGTACATGCCTGTGGCAAGCCCACCTGCCCTTGCTGCCGAACAACTTGATAGTATTTCAT ATGATTCTGTTCAATCGAACGCTGGTCCTGAGTCATTTTCACGGCGGAAAGAGATCATTCAGACGGAGCACAGGAAAGCCTGTTTAGCTTCTGTGGAAGAAGTGTTTGGAAATGATCCGAGCATTCATAGCGACTTCACTGTGATCAATTTCTTTGCCCTG GTCTGCTGGACTGACATTACCCATTGGATGTGGGCGCTTTTCATGGAAAGTTGGGGATTGTGGAGAAATGATTGCCTAAATCTTAGTCCTATTCCTTATACA GATCCAGTAACAAATCTTCCTTTGTGGCATGTACGTGCAGAGTCGCCATTGTTGTT GTATGGTTTCAGCAAGGAAATTGTCGAGCGCCCAG GATATTGGCCCTCAAGTGCTCATATTTGTGGCTTTTGGTTTCTTCCTATGGCTCGGCAGTTTTCTTGTGATAAATGCAGGGAGTTATTCTCTGGAGATTTCAATTCTCCATTTGAGGGTATTCTATGTGCAAATCATGCTGGCCTGGAAGACTTCCTCATGGGAAGTTCTTATTCGTCTTTACCTATATTTATAGGATTGAGTTCCATTGGCAG CATGGGGTTTCTTAGAAATCCTAAAGCATTTCTAATGGTGATTAAAGCTGTCATAGAGTCAACAGATTACAGATTTATCCTTTTCTCGTCTGGATACCAGCCATTGGATTCAGCAATCAGATCTGTTGCTTCTTTAGCTGTAGAATCAAGTGTAGAGGCACCTGCTCTTAGTAATGATAGCACTCTCCTTTTCAATAATCGACTCTTTTGCTTATCTGG ATCAATACCGTATAGCTGGCTTTTCCCTAAATGTGCAGCTGCTATTCATCATGCTGGCAG TGGATCTACAGCTGCCGCACTATTTGCTGGAACCCCTCAG GTTGCATGCCCTTTCCTGCTGGACCAGTTTTACTGGGCGGAGAGACTACACTGGTTAGGGGTGGCACCTGAGCCCCTTAAAAGACAACATCTAATCCCAGATATAGATGATGCCGCGAGCGTTAACAAAGCCGCAGGTGTGCTACTTGGAGCTATCAGATCAGCATTATCACCAGAAATTAAAGCTCAAGCAACTGTAATTGCTCAGAGACTTGCTTCCGAG GATGGGATTGGTGAAGCCCTCAGGATCTTGAAGGAGAAAGTTTTGCCTTAA